A genome region from Manihot esculenta cultivar AM560-2 chromosome 5, M.esculenta_v8, whole genome shotgun sequence includes the following:
- the LOC110615498 gene encoding 26S proteasome regulatory subunit S10B homolog B — protein sequence MSSDGEEAARRRTVVADYRKKLLQHKELESRVRAVRENLRSAKKEFNKTEDDLKSLQSVGQIIGEVLRPLDNERMIVKASSGPRYVVGCRSKVDKEKLTAGTRVVLDMTTLTIMRSLPREVDPVVYNMLHEDPGNVSYSAVGGLSDQIRELRESIELPLMNPELFLRVGIKPPKGVLLYGPPGTGKTLLARAIASNIDANFLKVVSSAIIDKYIGESARLIREMFGYARDHQPCIIFMDEIDAIGGRRFSEGTSADREIQRTLMELLNQLDGFDQLGKVKMIMATNRPDVLDPALLRPGRLDRKIEIPLPNEQSRMEILKIHAAGIAKHGEIDYEAVVKLAEGFNGADLRNVCTEAGMSAIRAERDYVIHEDFMKAVRKLNEAKKLESSAHYNADFGKD from the exons ATGAGCAGCGACGGAGAAGAGGCAGCGCGACGGCGTACTGTGGTGGCGGACTATCGCAAAAAGTTACTCCAGCACAAGGAGTTGGAATCCAGAGTACGAGCTG TGAGGGAGAACCTGAGATCTGCAAAGAAAGAGTTCAACAAGACAGAGGATGATTTGAAGTCCCTTCAAAGTGTTGGGCAGATCATAGGTGAAGTTCTTCGCCCTCTCGATAATGAACGCA TGATTGTTAAAGCAAGCAGTGGTCCCCGATATGTGGTTGGCTGCCGAAGCAAAGTGGACAAGGAAAAATTGACTGCAGGAACTAGAGTGGTATTAGATATGACAACACTCACAATCATGCGGTCTCTTCCTCGTGAA GTAGATCCAGTTGTTTATAACATGTTGCATGAAGATCCTGGTAATGTGAGCTACTCAGCTGTGGGTGGTTTGTCTGATCAAATCAGAGAATTGAGGGAATCCATTGAGCTACCTCTCATGAACCCTGAGCTTTTCCTTAGAGTGGGGATTAAACCTCCGAAG GGTGTTCTTCTTTATGGACCTCCTGGTACTGGAAAGACTTTGTTGGCTAGGGCTATTGCAAGTAATATAGATGCCAACTTTTTAAAG GTTGTTTCGAGTGCCATTATTGACAAATACATAGGAGAAAGTGCTAGGTTGATAAGAGAAATGTTTGGATATGCACGTGATCACCAA CCTTGCATCATTTTCATGGATGAGATAGATGCCATTGGTGGGCGCCGTTTTAGTGAGGGAACAAGTGCTGATCGTGAAATTCAAAGGACACTGATGGAGCTACTTAATCAGCTTGATGGATTTGATCAGCTTGGGAAG GTTAAAATGATAATGGCAACAAACAGACCTGATGTTCTTGACCCTGCACTTCTACGTCCTGGGCGGTTAGATAGAAAAATAGAGATTCCATTGCCAAATGAACAGTCACGAATGGAAATCCTTAAGATTCATGCTGCTGGAATTGCCAAGCACGGGGAAATTGACTACGAGGCTGTTGTGAAACTTGCAGAG GGATTTAATGGAGCTGATCTCCGCAATGTTTGCACGGAAGCTGGAATGTCGGCAATCCGTGCAGAACGTGATTATGTCATCCACGAAGATTTTATGAAG GCTGTAAGGAAGCTTAACGAGGCAAAGAAACTTGAATCAAGTGCACACTATAATGCTGATTTTGGGAAAGACTAG
- the LOC110615414 gene encoding uncharacterized protein LOC110615414, producing MATYDRMGNPREHILNYKTFMELQTLSDALMCKVFPTTLTRPARAWFNSLDAKSIKSFGDLANVFISRFIAGVTAERKTSYLETVRQRKNESLREYVARFNTEALKPPTSLAELMKRAEKYIRQDDALTTSRFTREAADRGKALEERRSERPERRHNKGPEAYRQPWDRREQRPFPPRVPETITPFNASKAKVLMAVQDEEFLQWPKPMKVDASRRDPDKYC from the exons ATGGCGACATATGACAGAATGGGGAACCCGAGGGAACATATCTTAAACTACAaaactttcatggagctgcaaaccCTGTCGGATGCCttaatgtgcaaggtattccctacaACGCTCACAAGGCCAGCGAGGGCCTGGTTTAACAGTTTGGATGCAAAAAGTATCAAAAGCTTTGGCGACCTCGCCAACgtcttcatcagccggttcatagcagGGGTCACCGCTGAAAGGAAAACCAGTTACCTGGAGACAGTTAGGCAGAGGAAGAACGAGTCCCTGAGGGAATATGTAGCCCGTTTCAACACGGAAGCCCT AAAGCCACCCACCTCCCTAGCAGAACTAATGAAGAGAgcagagaagtatataaggcaagaTGACGCCTTGACAACCAGCAGGTTTACCAGGGAGGCTGCAGACAGAGGGAAAGCCCTAGAAGAGAGGAGGTCAGAGAGACCTGAGAGAAGGCATAACAAAGGACCTGAGGCATATAGGCAGCCCTGGGACAGAAGGGAGCAGAGACCGTTCCCACCTCGGGTCCCTGAAACAATAACACCGTTCAACGCCTCCAAAGCTAAAGTGCTCATGGCGGTTCAAGAcgaggagttcctccagtggcccaagcCCATGAAAGTAGATGCAAGTCGGAGGGACCCTGACAAATACTGCTAG
- the LOC110614305 gene encoding protein YeeZ isoform X1, protein MEIYHALASVPLPVHNFQRYFPSTSLLCSAAVVSSSSRSDKIESECRNRMFILGMGFVGQFFAQSLRKEGWVVTGTCTSPLKKEELEERGFDVCLFDANEPELGILNLMTSYTHLLVSIPSVVGIGDPVLQHEDLRNTMMDGNLQWLSYLSSTSVYGNCGGAWVDEDYPADPASEVAKSRLAAEEGWLNLGSSLGFSTQVFRLGGIYGPGRSAVDTIIKQEVLSKNQKMRASRQYTSRVHVEDICQALKASISMSPRSRIYNIVDDDPAPREEVFAYAEDLIEKKWPGWVKQSTSSERAISSNKDSSRGEKRVCNERMKRELGVRLLHPSYKSGLLSIIDQMKNPFQSIPSKS, encoded by the exons ATGGAGATCTACCATGCACTGGCTAGCGTTCCTCTTCCAGTGCATAATTTTCAAAGGTATTTTCCATCAACGTCTTTGCTGTGCTCAGCTGCAGTTGTCAGTTCAAGTTCCCGGTCCGATAAGATTGAATCGGAATGTCGGAATCGGATGTTTATCCTTGGGATGGGATTTGTCGGGCAATTCTTTGCCCAGAGCCTCAGAAAGGAAGGCTG GGTTGTCACTGGGACTTGCACAAGCCCATTGAAGAAGGAGGAACTTGAGGAGAGAGGATTCGATGTTTGCCTCTTCGATGCAAATGAACCAGA GTTGGGCATTCTAAATCTTATGACATCTTATACCCACCTCCTTGTATCCATCCCTTCTGTTGTGGGCATTGGTGATCCG GTGCTTCAGCATGAAGACCTCAGAAATACAATGATGGATGGAAATCTTCAATGGCTCAGTTATCTATCATCTACTA GCGTATATGGTAACTGCGGTGGTGCTTGGGTGGATGAGGA TTACCCAGCAGACCCTGCAAGTGAGGTGGCTAAATCAAGGCTAGCAGCTGAGGAAGGATGGTTAAATCTGGGCAGCAGTCTTGGCTTCTCAACGCAAGTATTTCGACTTGGAGGTATCTATGGTCCTGGTAGAAG TGCTGTTGACACAATAATTAAGCAGGAGGTTTTGTCAAAAAATCAGAAAATGAGGGCATCCAGGCAGTATACTTCCAGAGTTCATGTTGAGGACATTTGCCAAGCACTCAAGGCTAGCATCTCTATGTCCCCAAGAAG CAGAATTTACAATATTGTGGATGATGACCCAGCTCCCCGTGAGGAAGTGTTTGCATATGCAGAGGACTTAATTGAGAAGAAGTGGCCCGGCTGGGTTAAGCAAAGTACATCTTCTGAAAGAGCTATATCAAGTAACAAGGATAGTTCCAGAGGAGAGAAACGTGTTTGCAATGAGCGTATGAAAAGAGAACTAGGAGTCAGGCTTCTTCATCCGAGTTATAAATCGGGATTGCTTAGCATTATAGATCAGATGAAAAATCCATTTCAATCCATTCCATCAAAATCATGA
- the LOC110615637 gene encoding uncharacterized protein LOC110615637 isoform X2, giving the protein MNCEIETWKNSCWKRGKKEPGNLVSQPVISLLVLARGRSECGARSLTPTFVVFISFLFCISFCRPIHGKQLSCTREFELVENLKQSGKNSAESPDTEELPAPKLSSSLHSSFSTSDADPLPTCRHPLPPNSTPSRRARRSPGHQLLRQISDSRIMGLKSPNNYSLSEGRSSFVLSTCSHDLAMGSHGGSSDGWSMRTFSELVASSQRERWSFDSEHLGYGLSKVSGCSSRFSCSPSLDIQTCGACSKFLTEGSSWSSRRILASNELSMVAVLVCGHVYHADCLETLTLEVDRYDPACPICTGGEKQVSKVSKKVLRAEAELKARSHKISRSRVIDSYLDSDSDDFDYQKNAIWRGAPKMEASSSAESSSAKPFLKKNFLFGSKWSRSLSEKDSARKKGFWARYRKY; this is encoded by the exons atgAATTGTgaaattgaaacatggaaaaactcCTGTtggaaaaggggaaaaaaagaacCTGGAAATCTCGTTTCTCAACCTGTTATTTCACTGCTTGTCCTTGCTCGTGGCAGATCAGAATGTGGTGCTAGGTCTTTGACGCCCACATTTGTTGTGTTCATCTCATTTCTTTTTTGCATTTCTTTTTGCAGGCCTATCCATGGAAAGCAATTATCCTGTACACGTGAGTTTGAACTAGTTGAAAACTTGAAACAAAGT GGAAAGAACTCAGCAGAATCTCCTGATACTGAAGAACTGCCTGCACCAaagctttcttcttctttacattCATCGTTTTCAACATCGGATGCCGATCCTTTACCTACCTGtcgtcatccacttcctccAAACTCAACCCCATCGAGACGGGCTCGGCGTTCACCTGGGCATCAGCTATTAAGGCAGATTTCTGATAGTCGAATTATGGGACTGAAGTCACCAAATAATTACTCATTATCTGAAGGTAGGTCATCATTTGTACTCTCGACTTGCAGCCATGACTTAGCAATGGGATCACATGGTGGTTCTTCTGATGGTTGGTCCATGCGAACCTTTTCTGAGCTTGTGGCTTCTTCACAAAGGGAGAGATGGTCTTTTGACAGTGAGCACCTGGGCTACGGTTTGAGCAAAGTAAGTGGATGCAGTAGCAGGTTTTCATGTTCCCCCTCCTTAGATATTCAAACTTGTGGGGCTTGTTCGAAATTCTTGACAGAGGGATCTTCTTGGAGCAGTCGGAGAATCCTTGCTAGCAATGAACTCTCGATGGTTGCTGTGCTGGTATGTGGTCATGTGTACCATGCTGATTGCTTGGAGACCCTGACACTGGAAGTTGACAGGTATGACCCAGCTTGCCCAATATGCACGGGAGGAGAGAAGCAAGTCTCAAAGGTGTCTAAAAAGGTTTTGAGAGCTGAAGCAGAATTGAAGGCCAGAAGCCACAAGATCTCAAGAAGCCGTGTTATAGATAGTTATCTTGACAGTGATTCTGATGATTTTGACTACCAAAAAAATGCCATATGGAGAGGAGCTccaaagatggaggctagttcCAGTGCAGAAAGTTCATCTGCAAAGCCGTTTTTgaaaaagaattttttatttggGTCCAAATGGAGCAGGTCCCTGTCAGAGAAGGATTCTGCCAGGAAAAAGGGGTTTTGGGCAAGATATCGCAAATATTGA
- the LOC110615637 gene encoding uncharacterized protein LOC110615637 isoform X1 codes for MGSACCTATREKDLPNRTGGNTVTRNVMCSPTWSFRWESRRRVAGEVYDSPYQTSLGFSREVSVEVKGPLCSDRGILSDEVSLHESFGTHVSLKSPVHEGMSANLIVQPSGLSMESNYPVHGKNSAESPDTEELPAPKLSSSLHSSFSTSDADPLPTCRHPLPPNSTPSRRARRSPGHQLLRQISDSRIMGLKSPNNYSLSEGRSSFVLSTCSHDLAMGSHGGSSDGWSMRTFSELVASSQRERWSFDSEHLGYGLSKVSGCSSRFSCSPSLDIQTCGACSKFLTEGSSWSSRRILASNELSMVAVLVCGHVYHADCLETLTLEVDRYDPACPICTGGEKQVSKVSKKVLRAEAELKARSHKISRSRVIDSYLDSDSDDFDYQKNAIWRGAPKMEASSSAESSSAKPFLKKNFLFGSKWSRSLSEKDSARKKGFWARYRKY; via the exons ATGGGATCAGCTTGCTGTACTGCTACGAGAGAAAAAGACCTGCCCAACAGAACTGGAGGTAACACTGTGACTAGGAATGTCATGTGCTCTCCAACGTGGAGCTTCCGTTGGGAAAGTCGAAGGCGTGTGGCTGGTGAGGTTTATGATTCACCATATCAAACTTCTCTGGGATTCAGCAGAGAAGTTAGTGTGGAGGTGAAGGGGCCATTGTGCTCTGATAGGGGTATCCTTTCTGATGAGGTTAGTCTGCATGAGAGTTTTGGAACACATGTCTCTCTAAAGTCTCCAGTACATGAAGGAATGTCAGCAAATCTGATTGTTCAACCTTCAG GCCTATCCATGGAAAGCAATTATCCTGTACAC GGAAAGAACTCAGCAGAATCTCCTGATACTGAAGAACTGCCTGCACCAaagctttcttcttctttacattCATCGTTTTCAACATCGGATGCCGATCCTTTACCTACCTGtcgtcatccacttcctccAAACTCAACCCCATCGAGACGGGCTCGGCGTTCACCTGGGCATCAGCTATTAAGGCAGATTTCTGATAGTCGAATTATGGGACTGAAGTCACCAAATAATTACTCATTATCTGAAGGTAGGTCATCATTTGTACTCTCGACTTGCAGCCATGACTTAGCAATGGGATCACATGGTGGTTCTTCTGATGGTTGGTCCATGCGAACCTTTTCTGAGCTTGTGGCTTCTTCACAAAGGGAGAGATGGTCTTTTGACAGTGAGCACCTGGGCTACGGTTTGAGCAAAGTAAGTGGATGCAGTAGCAGGTTTTCATGTTCCCCCTCCTTAGATATTCAAACTTGTGGGGCTTGTTCGAAATTCTTGACAGAGGGATCTTCTTGGAGCAGTCGGAGAATCCTTGCTAGCAATGAACTCTCGATGGTTGCTGTGCTGGTATGTGGTCATGTGTACCATGCTGATTGCTTGGAGACCCTGACACTGGAAGTTGACAGGTATGACCCAGCTTGCCCAATATGCACGGGAGGAGAGAAGCAAGTCTCAAAGGTGTCTAAAAAGGTTTTGAGAGCTGAAGCAGAATTGAAGGCCAGAAGCCACAAGATCTCAAGAAGCCGTGTTATAGATAGTTATCTTGACAGTGATTCTGATGATTTTGACTACCAAAAAAATGCCATATGGAGAGGAGCTccaaagatggaggctagttcCAGTGCAGAAAGTTCATCTGCAAAGCCGTTTTTgaaaaagaattttttatttggGTCCAAATGGAGCAGGTCCCTGTCAGAGAAGGATTCTGCCAGGAAAAAGGGGTTTTGGGCAAGATATCGCAAATATTGA
- the LOC110614305 gene encoding protein YeeZ isoform X2 encodes MEIYHALASVPLPVHNFQRYFPSTSLLCSAAVVSSSSRSDKIESECRNRMFILGMGFVGQFFAQSLRKEGWVVTGTCTSPLKKEELEERGFDVCLFDANEPELGILNLMTSYTHLLVSIPSVVGIGDPVLQHEDLRNTMMDGNLQWLSYLSSTSVYGNCGGAWVDEDYPADPASEVAKSRLAAEEGWLNLGSSLGFSTQVFRLGGIYGPGRSAVDTIIKQEVLSKNQKMRASRQYTSRVHVEDICQALKASISMSPRRIYNIVDDDPAPREEVFAYAEDLIEKKWPGWVKQSTSSERAISSNKDSSRGEKRVCNERMKRELGVRLLHPSYKSGLLSIIDQMKNPFQSIPSKS; translated from the exons ATGGAGATCTACCATGCACTGGCTAGCGTTCCTCTTCCAGTGCATAATTTTCAAAGGTATTTTCCATCAACGTCTTTGCTGTGCTCAGCTGCAGTTGTCAGTTCAAGTTCCCGGTCCGATAAGATTGAATCGGAATGTCGGAATCGGATGTTTATCCTTGGGATGGGATTTGTCGGGCAATTCTTTGCCCAGAGCCTCAGAAAGGAAGGCTG GGTTGTCACTGGGACTTGCACAAGCCCATTGAAGAAGGAGGAACTTGAGGAGAGAGGATTCGATGTTTGCCTCTTCGATGCAAATGAACCAGA GTTGGGCATTCTAAATCTTATGACATCTTATACCCACCTCCTTGTATCCATCCCTTCTGTTGTGGGCATTGGTGATCCG GTGCTTCAGCATGAAGACCTCAGAAATACAATGATGGATGGAAATCTTCAATGGCTCAGTTATCTATCATCTACTA GCGTATATGGTAACTGCGGTGGTGCTTGGGTGGATGAGGA TTACCCAGCAGACCCTGCAAGTGAGGTGGCTAAATCAAGGCTAGCAGCTGAGGAAGGATGGTTAAATCTGGGCAGCAGTCTTGGCTTCTCAACGCAAGTATTTCGACTTGGAGGTATCTATGGTCCTGGTAGAAG TGCTGTTGACACAATAATTAAGCAGGAGGTTTTGTCAAAAAATCAGAAAATGAGGGCATCCAGGCAGTATACTTCCAGAGTTCATGTTGAGGACATTTGCCAAGCACTCAAGGCTAGCATCTCTATGTCCCCAAGAAG AATTTACAATATTGTGGATGATGACCCAGCTCCCCGTGAGGAAGTGTTTGCATATGCAGAGGACTTAATTGAGAAGAAGTGGCCCGGCTGGGTTAAGCAAAGTACATCTTCTGAAAGAGCTATATCAAGTAACAAGGATAGTTCCAGAGGAGAGAAACGTGTTTGCAATGAGCGTATGAAAAGAGAACTAGGAGTCAGGCTTCTTCATCCGAGTTATAAATCGGGATTGCTTAGCATTATAGATCAGATGAAAAATCCATTTCAATCCATTCCATCAAAATCATGA